CGACCTTGCCGCCCTGCGTCAGGCGAACAGCGTTGCCGATTTCCTCGTCGAGCACGGGCTTGCCCTGCTCCTTGTCCCAGAAGGCAGAAAGGAAGTTGAACAGGTTGCGGCTGAACAGCGCGCTGGTGTCGGCGGGCATCAATGCGGCGATATTTTGCGCGCCGATGACGGTGACGCCATGGATCTTCTTCGCCTCGCCGGCGACCGCGCCCTCGACATTGCCGCCGCTTTCGGCCGCCATGTCGACGATGACGCTGCCCGCGCGCATCGTCGCGAGCTGCGCGTCCGAAATCAGCCGCGGCGCGGGGCGCCCCGGGATCAGCGCGGTGGTGATCACGATGTCCTGCTTCGCGATGTGCGACGACACGAGTTCGGCCTGCGCCGCCTTATATTCGTCCGACATTTCGGTGGCATAGCCGCCGGCGCCCTCACCCTCGATCCCCGCGACCGTCTCGACGAAGATCGGCTTGGCGCCGAGGCTGAGAATCTGTTCCTTGGTCGCGGCGCGCACGTCGGTCGCGCTGACCTGCGCGCCCAGACGGCGCGCGGTCGCGATCGCCTGCAGCCCCGCGACGCCGACGCCCATCACGAACGCCTTCGCGGCGCTGACCGTGCCCGCGGCGGTCATCATCATCGGAAAGGCGCGGCCATAGGCGTTCGCCGCCATCAGCACCGCCTTGTAACCCGCGAGATTGGCCTGGCTCGACAGGATGTCCATCGACTGCGCGCGCGTGATGCGCGGCATGAATTCCATCGCCAGCGCCTCGAGGCCGAGCTTGGCATAGTCGTCGACGCGCGCACGCTCGCCGAACGGGTTCAGGCCAGCAGCAAGCCAGGCGCCGTCGGCGAAGCCCTTGAGTCCTTTCGGGTCGGGGCCCTGGATGGCGAGGATGATGTTCGCGCCCTTCAGCACATCGGCGCGGCTGCCGACGCTCGCGCCCGCGGCGCCATAGTCGGCGTCGGCGATCGAAGCGGCTTCGCCCGCCCCGGACTCGACCGCGACTTCAGCGCCCAGTCCGATGAATTTCTTCACGGTTTCGGGTGTTGCAGCGACGCGGGTCTCGCCGGCGGCGAGTTCCTTCAGGACAGCGATGCGCATGGCGGCGGCCGATCAGGACGCGATGAGGAGGACGACGAAAACCGTGACGATCGCAGTGATGATCGATCCGATTTTCAGCAGGCTGAGGAACCCCGTGTAGGTTTCTTCCGCTGCCTTCATTTCCTGCTGTGCCATCGCTGTTCCCCTTAGCCAGTTTCCGCTTCGTCACGCGCAGCCGCGCGCCGCAGAATCGGATTTCGCGCCGGTCTTAGCCACGCCATGCCATATGCTCAAGTGCCGCTTTGGCGGAAAATCGCGCCGCTGGGCAAAAGCCCGATGGCCTTAATCGCCCTTTTACCCCTATCCGTTAAATGGGTTCGCTACGGCGGAACAATGGCATAACATGCCGATAAAGGGGCAGATTCGAAGGCGATGGCAAGTACCCGCGACACGCGAATGGTGATGATCGTCGACAGCGAGCCTGCCCAGCAGCGCTTTCTGTCAGCGCTCGTCTCGCGCGGCGGCTGGCGCAGCGTCATCGCCGCCGATACCGACACCGCGCTGGCCAAACTGGGGACGCAGGAGGGCATGGCGCTCGATGCGGTGATCGTCGATCAGGGCATCTCCGGGCTGTCGATCCCCGAATTCGTCGCCGAACTGCGCCGCTGGCGCCCCGCGCTGCCGCTGATCGTCATCACGATGCGCAACGGGGTCGAGGTCGCGGTCGGCGCGATGCGCGCCGGGGCAAGCGATTTCGTCCAGAAGCCGATCGCCCCCGACCGCCTGCTGAGCGCGCTCGACCGCATCGTTTCGACGAGCGGCCCGCAGGGCGAACTCCGCCCGCTCACCGAAAAATTGCGCGCGCCGCTCGCTTTCGAGGAAATCATCGGGTCGAGCCCCAATTTCCGCAGCGCGCTCGCCATTGCCGCCAAGGCAGCGCGGGCGCGGGTGCCGGTGATGATCAACGGCCGCCCCGGCACCGGCAAGGAAGTTTTCGCCCGCGCGATCCACAGCGCCAGCCCGCGCGCCCGCGGCGCGCTGGTGATGGTCGATTGTTCGGCGGTGTCGCCCGGCCTGATCGGATCGGGACTGTTCGGCCACGAACGCGGCGCCTTCCCCGGCGCGTTCGATCGCCAGGTCGGCCGGCTGGTGCAGGCCGATGCGGGCAGCATCATCATCGACCATGTCGAATGCATCCCGCTGGAAACGCAGGCGAAGCTCGTCGAATTCCTGGGCAGCGGCGAAGTGCAGATGATCGGCGGCAGCATCCGCCAGAGCGTCGACGTCCGCATCATCGCGACGAGCGCCAGCCCGCTCGACAAGCTGATCGAGGCGGGGCATTTCCGCGAAGACCTGTTCTACGCGCTGTCGAGCGCGCAATTCACCCTGCCCTCGCTCAGCGAACGCCGCGGCGACGTCGGCCCGCTGGCGCGGCATCTGCTCCAGCGGATCAGCAGCTTGCCGGGGATGGGCACGATCGGAGTTACCGACGACGCGCTGCGCCTGCTCGCCGCCTATGCCTGGCCGGGCAATGTCCGCCAGCTTCAGGACGTGCTGTTCCGCGCCGCGGTCGAGAGCAAGACCGACGTCCTCACCAGCGCCGATTTCAAGGCGATCGAGGCGACGCTCGGCGGCAGCGGCGGCGTGACGAGCGACGGCAATGTCGCGATCAACGGCGAAGCGATCGGGGTCACCCTGTACCTGCCCGACGGCAACCTCCGCCCGCTCGAAGAGATCGAGGCCGACGTCATCCGCCTGGCCATCGGCCATTATCGCGGCCGGATGAGCGAAGTGGCGCGGCGGCTCGGCATCGGCCGCTCGACGCTGTACCGCAAGCTCGCCGATCTGGGGATCGACACCGCGGCCTGACCCGCTGCGAACTCCGTCCAGCCGATCGCGCTTGATATATAAGTTTGTACTTATATAAATATCCCGGCACCAACCGCGAGAATCATCATGCCGTTCGATACCGCCGCCCAAGCCGCCATGGTCGTCCGCAAGGTCGAAGATGTGACGCATGCGGGCGAGCCCTGCCGCGCCGTCGTCGCGTCGCGCGACTATGCCACCGGTATCGACGATCTGTGGAACGCGATCACCGACAAGGAACGCATTCCGCGCTGGTTCGCGCCGGTCGAAGGCGACCTTTCGCTTGGCGGCAGATATCAGATCAAGGGCAATGCCGGCGGCACCGTCACCGCGTGCACGCCGCCGCGCCATTTCGCGCTGACCTGGGAGTTCGGCGGCGGGATGAGCTGGGTCGAGGTCGAACTGGCCGAAACCGGCGACGACAGCACGCGCCTGACCCTGCGCCATATCGCCCCGCTCGACGACAAGTCCGAGGAGTTCTGGGACAAATTCGGTCCCGGCGCCGTCGGCGTCGGCTGGGACCTGTCGCTACTCGGCCTCGCCTGGCACCTCGAAACCGGCGCGGCGGTGCAGGAGCGCTTTGCCGAGGATAGCTGGCCGCTGAGTGATGAAGGCAGGGCCTTCGCGACGTCGAGCAGCGATTCATGGACCGCCGCCTCGATCGCCTATGGCACCGCCGCAGATGCCGCGAGCCGCGCGGGCGCCAGCACGACCGCCTTCTATACCGGCACCGCCGCCCCCGAATGATGCACGCCTTCGATATCCTCGGCGATCCGGTCCGCCGCCGCATCCTCGAACTGCTTGCGGACGGCACGCAGGCGTCGGGCGCGATCGTCGAGGTGATCGCCGCCGAATTTTCGATTTCGCAGCCTGCGGTGTCGCAGCACCTGCGTATATTGCGCGACAGCGGCTTCGCGACATCGCGCGCCGAAGGACGGCGACGGCTCTATGCGGTCGCGCCCGAACGCTTCGACGAAGTCGATGCATGGGTGCAGCGTTTCCGCGGCACATGGGAACCGCGCTTCGAAGCCCTCGCGACCGAAGTGGCGCGGGGCAAGAAGGCGCGGCGCAGAGAGCAGGAAAGCTAGGCGGTCAGCGCCGCATCGCGCAGCCCGCGCCACACCCTCAGCGCCTGCCGGTTTTCGGAGACATCGTGAATGCGCAGCATCTGCGCGCCCTGCGATGCCGCCTGATAATGGAGCGCCACCGTTCCGCCGAGCCGCTGGTCGGCGGGCGCTTCATTGTCGAGCGCGCCGATCATCCGCTTGCGGCTGGCGCCGAACAGGATCGGGCAACCCAATGTATGGAACAGCGCGAGACCGTTGATCAGCGCGAGATTGTCGGCAATTCCCTTGCCGAAACCCAGCCCCGGATCGACGATAATCCTTGCCGGATCGATCCCCGCCGCGACGCATGCCGCGACCCGCTCGGCGAGCATGTCGTACACGTCGAACAGCACATGGTCATAACCGCCGCCCGCATGCGGATCGCTCTTGGCGGCCGGGGCGTGCATCAGCACGACCGGGCAGCGGGCGCGGACAACGACCTCCATCGCGCGATCGTCGTAACGCAGCGCCGAAATATCGTTGACGATCCCCGCCCCCGCCCCGAGCGCGGCCTCCATCACCGCGGCCTTGCGCGTGTCGATCGAGACCGCGACGCCGCCTTTCGCCAGCCCCGCGACGACGCCCTCGATCCGCTGAATCTCGTCGCCTTCCCAGACGAGCGGCGCGCCCGGGCGCGTCGATTCGCCCCCGACGTCGATGATCGCTGCGCCAGCCGACGCCATCGCAAAGCCCGCATCGACCGCCGCTGCGGTATCGACATGCTTGCCGCCGTCCGAAAAGCTGTCGGGCGTGACGTTCAATATGCCCATCAACTGCGGTTCGTTCAGCCGGATCGTTCGCTCGCCGAGTTGGAGCGCGCCGCGCGGACGCACGGTCGCGGCACGCTGCGTGGTAGCCGCCCGCGCGAGCGTATCGGGCATCGCGGCGATCCAGTCGTCGAATTCGGCGACGGTCACGATGGCGGATTTCACCACGCCATCGTCGCGCAGGCTGACCTGCCACGCAGCGAACCAGACCATCGTGTCGGCGATGCGCTGACAGCCGTCGTCCAGTTCGTGCGGCCGGTCGACAAAGCAGGCGGGGCGGCAATAGATTTGGGCGTCCGCCGAGGCGCTGCCGAGGGCGGGTTTGGTGAGTGGGGTAAACATCGCTCTCCCTTACCCGTCATTGCGAGCGAAGCGAAGCAATCCAGGGCGGTTTACGCCAGCTCTGGATTGCTTCGCTTCGCTCGCAATGACGCCGTGCTGTTACGCCTCGTTGGCCAGCAGCCAGTCCTGCCGCACCGCATCGATCACGCGCAATTCCTTGCCGGTATCGAGGTGCCAGAAGGTCCAGCCGTTGCAGCTCGGCGCGCCTTGCAATCCGGCGCCAACCTTGTGGATCGACCCGGCCGGCTGCCCCTGGCATTCGAGGCTGCCGTCGACGCGCACCTTCGCTTTCCAGCGACGCTTGGTGTCGGTCAGCACCGTCCCCGGCGCGATCATGCCGCATTCGACGAGCGTGCCGAAAGCGACGCGGGTCGCGGCCTTGGGTGCCATCATCGTCTTCACCGCGCTTTCGTCGAGCGGCAGCGCCATCTCGATCCGCTCCAGCGCGGCCTCGATATAGTCGTCCTCGCGCTCGATCCCGATGAAATGGCGTCCGAGCCGCTTGGCGACGGCGCCCGTCGTGCCGGTGCCGAAAAAGGGATCGAGGATCACGTCGCCGGGGTTCGAGCAGGCGAGCAGGATGCGATAAAGCAAGGCTTCGGGCTTTTGGGTCGGATGGACCTTGTGGCCGCCCTTCTTGAGCCGTTCGGGACCGCCGCAGATCGGGATCAGCCAGTCGCTGCGCATCTGCAGCTCGTCGTTCAGCGTCTTCATCGCGCGATAGTTGAAGGTGTAGCGCGCCTTTTCGCCCATCGATGCCCAGATCAGCGTCTCATGCGCGTTGGTGAAGCGGGTGCCCTTGAAATTGGGCATCGGGTTCGCCTTGCGCCACACGATGTCGTTGAGGATCCAATAGCCTTGGTCCTGCAGCGCGGTGCCGACGCGGAAGATGTTGTGATAGCTGCCGATCACCCAGATGCTGCCGCCGGGCTTCAGGATGCGCTTCGCTTCCCTAAGCCACGCGTGGGTAAAACGGTCATAGGTCGCGAGGCTATCGAACTTGTCCCAGTCGTCGTCGACCGCATCGACCTGGCTGCCGTCGGGACGCAGCAGGTCGCCGCCGAGCTGGAGATTATACGGCGGATCGGCAAAAATCATGTCGACCGATGCGGCCGGCAGGCTGCGCATCATTTCGACGCAATCGCCCTGCAGGATGCTGTCGAGCGGCAGGTCGGCGTGCGTCGATTGTGGCGCCGGTTTCGCCGCGCGCTGCTTCGCCGCCGGGGCCTTGACCCGTTCCATCACACCCATGTTTCGCCCCTGTCTTCGTCCGAAAGAAGGCCCTGATGAGTCAGGCGGAGTCCGCCGTCAAGCGCAGGACTCTAGGGATTCCGCGTCACCAACTGGTTAACGGGATGAGAACGAAAGGAGTCTGCCACGACATATGGAGTCCGTCGCGACTCGGAGACTCAACCACTGGTGGTGTGTCGATGGGGACTCAGTGGCGAAAAAAATTTCAAAATTGCTCCTCCCTGTGGCGAAGCCATGGGGAGGTGGCAGCGCGAAGCGCTGACGGAGGGGCTTTAACGCGACGCCTTAGCCCCTCCACCATGCTTCGCATGGTCCCCCTCCCCACCGCTTAGCGGCAGGGAGGAATTATATCCCGGGGTCGACACCGGTCAGTTCGACCGAACGCACCCACAGTTCGCGCGCGAGCTTCGGATCGCGCGCGGTGCGCGTCGCGCGCGCCGGGCCCGAGCGGCCCGATATTTCGCCGAGCCCCTGCGGCCCCAGATAATCGCCGCCCTGCACATTGACTCCGGTCGCTGCCTGCAACGTCGGCCAGGCGCCCTGCGCGGCGCTGTTGAAAAAGGGCGCGGCGAGCGGCGTCATGCTGCGCAGCGGCAGCGGCAGGTGGCGCGTCAGTTCGGTGAGCGCGACGCCGGGATGGCAGCCGATCGCCTGCGTCGCGCGGCCGGCGGCGCCCAATCGCCGGTCGAGTTCGAACATATGGAGCAGGTTGGCGAGCTTGCTCGTCTGGTAGCGCTGCCAATTGTGGTAGCTGCGGCTGGCCGACAGGTCGCTGAAATCGATCTCGCCGCCCTTGTGAGCGATGCTGGAGGTGATGACGATGCGGTCGTCGACATGGGGGTGCACCAGCCCGGTAAAGGCAAAGGTGCCGAGGTGATTGACCCCGAATTGCGATTCAAACCCTTGCCTGGTGAGTGTTTTCGGCGGGATCATGATCCCGGCATTGTTCACCAGCACGTCGATCCGTGACCCGGCGAGCACCGCGTTTGCCGCGTCGCGGACCTGATCGAGGTCGGCAAGGTCGAGCGGCTGGAACGACAGTTCGGCCGCCGGAACGTCGGCCCGGATGCGGTTCATCGCCGCCTCGGCCCGATCGGCATCGCGGCACGCGAGGATGACATGCGCGCCGCGCGCCGCCAGCACGCGTGCTGTCTCGAAACCGATCCCGGCATTGGCACCGGTAACCAGGAAGGAGCGCCCCGTCTGCGTGCCGACATCGTCGGCCGTGAACCCGCTGCGCATGACGCTCTCCTGCGTGTTTCAGACCAGATGCAGTTGAGCGACCGGCGCAAAACTGGTCCGATGGAGCGGTGTCGGGCCGTGTTGCCGTAACGCCGCGAGATGGTGCGCGGTACCATAGCCCATGTTGGTCTCCCAGCCAAAAGCAGGAAACTCGCGCGCCATCGTAATCATATAGCGGTCGCGATGCTCTTTCGCGATGATGCTCGCCGCCGAGATGCACGGGTGGATCGCGTCGCCGCCGATCACCGCGGTCGCCGTATAGCGCCAACGCGGCAGCCGGTTGCCGTCGACGAGCACTTCGGCGGGCTCGAAACCCAGCGCCTCGACCGCGCGCGTCATCGCGAGGAAGGTCGCCTGCAGGATGTTGATGCGGTCGATCTCGGCGACACTCGCCTCGCCAACGCCCCAGCGGCAGCGCGCCTTGATTTCGATCTCCAGCTCGCCGCGACGCCTGGCGGAGAGCTTCTTCGAATCGTCGAGCCCGGTGATACCGCCTTCGCAGAGCAGCACCGCCGCCGCGACGACCGGCCCGGCGAGCGGCCCGCGGCCGGCCTCGTCGACCCCGACAATCATTCGGAGCGATCCAGCGAACCGGGGTTTAGTTCCCGTTCGCATCGAGCGAAGTCGAGATGCCCGTCAGCATGGCGCAAGGTCGAAGGGTGTCTCGACTTCGCTCGACACGAACGGGACAAGGAAACGCCGCGCAAGATCAGATACGCCACGGCGGATACCTCCGATATTCGCCCGCCTGGTACAGGCACAGCCGGTTGCCAGCCGGATCGGTCAGCCGCGCCTCGCGCCAGCCCCAGTCCTCGTCCTTCGGCATCTGGTCGAAACGAACCCCGCGCCGCGCCAGATAGGCGACCCACGCGTCGAGCGCGCCGCTTTCCAGATAGGCCGTCGCGCCGCCCGCCTCGCCGTCGCCCACATGGATCGACAGCGTCACGCCATTGATCGCCTCGAAGCGCGCATAACCATTGTCCGGGCTGTCGACGATCTGCGTCAGGCCGAGTTGTTTGTAGAAGCCGACCGACGCCGCATAATCGGTTGCGGGCAGCGTGAACTGGTTGAGCGCCGGGCCGGTGAACAGCCCGTCGTTGCGCACCGCCTGCTGTCCCATCGGGCCATGCCCCTCGCCCAGTCCCGGCGCATCGAGCAGCGCCAGCCGCACGAAATCGCGCGCCCGCGCCACTGCGGGCTCAAGCGGCATGCCCTGCGCCAGCCCGCACGCGATCGCGCTCGCCAGCGTGCAGCCGGTGCCGTGGGTGTGCCGGCTGTCGATGCGCGGCGCCTCCCAGCGCGCGACCTCGCCCGCATCGGGTTCGAGCAGGCGGTCGGTCACCGTCTCGCCCGCGCCATGCCCGCCCTTGACGAGCAGCGCGCAGCCGTGCGCGAGCACTGCCGCCTCGCCACCCAAGGCGTCGAGTTCGCCCAGATTGGGCGTTGCGACCGTGGCGCGCTGCATCAGCGCCTCGAACGCGCGGATCGTCGCGGCGTCGGCAAGCACCGACCCGCTCGTCGACACCATCACGGGGTCGAACACGACCGGCGTCGTCGCCAGGTCGGCGCGCGCGAGCCGTTCGGCCACCGCCGCCGCCGTTTCGGCGCTGCCGATCATGCCGATCTTGACCGCATCGACGCCGATGTCCTGAACGACGCTGTCGATCTGCATCAGCACCATCTCGGCCGGGATCGCGTGCACGCCCTGCACGCCCATGCTGTTCTGCGCGGTGATTGCGGCAATCGCGGTCATCGCATGGCCGCCAAGCATCGTCACCGTCTTGATATCGGCCTGGATGCCGGCGCCGCCGCCGCTGTCCGATCCGGCAATGATCAGGACGCGTGCGGTCAACCCTTATACTTTCGCACCGTCGATCCGGGGAATTTCGCCAGCGCCGCGCCTTCGCGCAGCGGCCGGTCGAGCAGGTCGCCGCCGCAATTGGGGCATTGCTCGTCGAGCCGGTCGGCGCAATTCGCACAGAAGGTGCATTCGAACGAGCAGATGAACGCCCCATGGGCGTTCGCGGGCAGATCACGCCCGCACTTTTCACAATCGGGTCGCATTTCAAGCATGGCGGTTCGCTGCCTCCTTTACGGCGTCGCATATCATATCGACGACCTGTTCAACTTGTCCGGCATCGTCGCCCTCCGCCATCACGCGGATGACGGGCTCGGTGCCCGAGGCGCGGATGACGAGGCGCCCGCGCCCGGCGAGCGCCGCCTCGCCGTCGGCGATGGCGGTCTGGACATTGCCGTTTTCGAGCGGCTTGCCGCCCGCGAAGCGGACATTCTTCAAAAGCTGCGGCACCGCATCGAACTGGTGGAGCAATTCGCTCGCCGGCCGGTCCGCCGCGACGAGCTCGGCGAGCACCTGCAGCCCGGCCAGCGTGCCGTCGCCGGTCGTCGCATGGTCCGACAGAATCATATGCCCCGACTGTTCGCCGCCGACGTTGAAGCCGCCTTCCTTCATCCGTTCGAGGACATAGCGGTCGCCGACCTTGGTGCGTTCGAGCCGCAGCCCCTCGCCTTCGAGGAAGCGCTCGAGGCCAAGGTTCGACATCACCGTCGCGACGACGCCGCCGCCCTTCAGCCGCCCCTGCCGCGCCCAGCTCGCGCCGATCAGTCCCATGATCTGGTCGCCGTCGACGATCGCGCCCTTTTCGTCGACGACGATCAGCCGGTCGGCATCGCCGTCGAGCGCGATACCGATGTCGGCTCCGCTCGCGACGACGGTTTCCTGGAGCAACTGCGGTGCGGTCGAGCCGCATTTGTCGTTGATGTTGGTGCCGTTGGGAGAAACCCCGACCGAAATCACGTCGGCGCCGAGTTCCCAGAACACCGTCGGGGCGCTGTTGTAAGCGGCGCCATTGGCGCAATCGAGGACGATCTTCAGTCCGTCGAGGCGAACCGATTCGGGCAGGCTCTGCTTCACCGCGTGGATATAACGGCCGCGCGCGTCCTCGATCCGCTTGGCACGGCCGATCTGCGCCGGTTCGGCGAGCTTCGGTTCGCTCGCGAGCAACATTTCGATCTGGACCTCGTCCTCGTCGGATAATTTATAGCCGTCGGGCCCGAACAGCTTGATCCCGTTGTCGTAAAAGGGGTTGTGGCTGGCCGACAGCATGACGCCAAGGTCGGCGCGCATCGAGCGCGTCAGCATCGCTACCGCCGGGGTCGGCATCGGCCCGACCTGCACGACATCCATGCCGACGCTGGTAAAACCCGCGACGAGCGCATTTTCGAGCATATAGCCCGAAATACGCGTATCCTTGCCGATCACGACGCGATGTTTGTGGTCGCCGCGCAGGAAATGCGCGCCCGCCGCCATGCCGACGCGCATCGCGACCTCGACGGTCATCGGAATCTGGTTGGTCAGTCCGCGGATACCGTCGGTTCCGAAAAACTTGCGCATGCCACCTCTGCTACTTAAGCGGAACATCGAGACAAGAGCTTGTCCCGGCCACCCCCGGCGACGGCCCTAGGTCACCCGTTTTTGCTTGGCAAGCTGGCCGGAGGGGTTCGCAGGTGAATCGGTCGTGAAATCCGCATGGATCATCCTCTCGGCGCTGATCGCCGGTATGTTGCTGGGCGTCGCGGTCGAGACGATCTCGGTCGAATGGGGCACGGCATCGCTGCCCTATATCGAATGGGTCGGCCTGCTCTGGCTCAATGCGCTCAAGATGACGATCATCCCGCTGATCGTCGCGTTGCTGATCACCGGTATCACCGCGACCGCCGATGCCGCGCGGGCGGGCAAGCTGGCGGGCCGCGCCGTGGCGATCTTCATCGGCGCCAACCTGCTCGCCGGGCTGATGACCCTGCTGGTGCTGCCGCTCCTGCTGCGCGCCTTTCCGATGTCCGCCGCGGCCGCCGACGGGCTGCGGCATGGGCTCGGCGGTTCGACCGACGCCGTCCCCTCGCCCACCTTGACCGATTTCGTCCTCGGCCTGATCCCGACCAATCCGATCGCCGCGGCGGCCGACACCTCGATCCTGCCGCTGATCGTCTTCACGACCATTTTCGCCTTCGCGATCAGCCGCATCGGCGACACCGAGCGCGCAACGCTGTCGGGGTTTTTCAAGGCCTTGGGCGACGCGATGCTCGTCGTCATCGGCTGGGTGCTGGCGCTCGCGCCGCTCGGCGTCTTCGCGCTCGGCTATGCGCTCGCGGTCAAGGCCGGGGTCGCCGCTTTCGGCGGGCTCGTCCATTATGTGCTGATGCTGTCGGCGATCGGCGTCTGCACAATCATCCTCGGGATCGCGCTTGCGGTGTTCGTCGTCGGCATACCCTTGCCGCGCTTCGTCCGTGCGATGGTGCCGACCTTTGCGGTCGCGATCAGCACGCAAAGCTCGCTCGCCAGCCTGCCCGCGATGCTCAAATCGTCGGCCGAGCTCGGCGTCGAGCCCAAGAAGGCCGATATCGTGCTGCCGCTCGCGGTCGCCTTGTTCCGCTTCACCAGTCCGGCGATGAACCTCGCGGTCGTCGTCTATGTCGCGTGGCTGTTCGGGGTCGAACTGACGCCGCTGGAAATGGCGGTCGGCCTCGGCGTCGCGCTGGCCGCGGCGCTCTCTTCGGTCAGCCTGCCGGGCTCGATCAGCTTCGTAACCTCGATCGCGCCGATCGCGATTGCGATGGGCGTGCCCGTCGCGCCACTCGGCCTGCTCGTCGCGGTCGAAACCTTTCCCGAT
The Sphingopyxis macrogoltabida genome window above contains:
- a CDS encoding sigma-54-dependent transcriptional regulator, whose protein sequence is MASTRDTRMVMIVDSEPAQQRFLSALVSRGGWRSVIAADTDTALAKLGTQEGMALDAVIVDQGISGLSIPEFVAELRRWRPALPLIVITMRNGVEVAVGAMRAGASDFVQKPIAPDRLLSALDRIVSTSGPQGELRPLTEKLRAPLAFEEIIGSSPNFRSALAIAAKAARARVPVMINGRPGTGKEVFARAIHSASPRARGALVMVDCSAVSPGLIGSGLFGHERGAFPGAFDRQVGRLVQADAGSIIIDHVECIPLETQAKLVEFLGSGEVQMIGGSIRQSVDVRIIATSASPLDKLIEAGHFREDLFYALSSAQFTLPSLSERRGDVGPLARHLLQRISSLPGMGTIGVTDDALRLLAAYAWPGNVRQLQDVLFRAAVESKTDVLTSADFKAIEATLGGSGGVTSDGNVAINGEAIGVTLYLPDGNLRPLEEIEADVIRLAIGHYRGRMSEVARRLGIGRSTLYRKLADLGIDTAA
- the folP gene encoding dihydropteroate synthase, producing MFTPLTKPALGSASADAQIYCRPACFVDRPHELDDGCQRIADTMVWFAAWQVSLRDDGVVKSAIVTVAEFDDWIAAMPDTLARAATTQRAATVRPRGALQLGERTIRLNEPQLMGILNVTPDSFSDGGKHVDTAAAVDAGFAMASAGAAIIDVGGESTRPGAPLVWEGDEIQRIEGVVAGLAKGGVAVSIDTRKAAVMEAALGAGAGIVNDISALRYDDRAMEVVVRARCPVVLMHAPAAKSDPHAGGGYDHVLFDVYDMLAERVAACVAAGIDPARIIVDPGLGFGKGIADNLALINGLALFHTLGCPILFGASRKRMIGALDNEAPADQRLGGTVALHYQAASQGAQMLRIHDVSENRQALRVWRGLRDAALTA
- a CDS encoding DUF1272 domain-containing protein: MLEMRPDCEKCGRDLPANAHGAFICSFECTFCANCADRLDEQCPNCGGDLLDRPLREGAALAKFPGSTVRKYKG
- a CDS encoding SRPBCC family protein, yielding MPFDTAAQAAMVVRKVEDVTHAGEPCRAVVASRDYATGIDDLWNAITDKERIPRWFAPVEGDLSLGGRYQIKGNAGGTVTACTPPRHFALTWEFGGGMSWVEVELAETGDDSTRLTLRHIAPLDDKSEEFWDKFGPGAVGVGWDLSLLGLAWHLETGAAVQERFAEDSWPLSDEGRAFATSSSDSWTAASIAYGTAADAASRAGASTTAFYTGTAAPE
- the thiD gene encoding bifunctional hydroxymethylpyrimidine kinase/phosphomethylpyrimidine kinase — its product is MTARVLIIAGSDSGGGAGIQADIKTVTMLGGHAMTAIAAITAQNSMGVQGVHAIPAEMVLMQIDSVVQDIGVDAVKIGMIGSAETAAAVAERLARADLATTPVVFDPVMVSTSGSVLADAATIRAFEALMQRATVATPNLGELDALGGEAAVLAHGCALLVKGGHGAGETVTDRLLEPDAGEVARWEAPRIDSRHTHGTGCTLASAIACGLAQGMPLEPAVARARDFVRLALLDAPGLGEGHGPMGQQAVRNDGLFTGPALNQFTLPATDYAASVGFYKQLGLTQIVDSPDNGYARFEAINGVTLSIHVGDGEAGGATAYLESGALDAWVAYLARRGVRFDQMPKDEDWGWREARLTDPAGNRLCLYQAGEYRRYPPWRI
- a CDS encoding site-specific DNA-methyltransferase translates to MGVMERVKAPAAKQRAAKPAPQSTHADLPLDSILQGDCVEMMRSLPAASVDMIFADPPYNLQLGGDLLRPDGSQVDAVDDDWDKFDSLATYDRFTHAWLREAKRILKPGGSIWVIGSYHNIFRVGTALQDQGYWILNDIVWRKANPMPNFKGTRFTNAHETLIWASMGEKARYTFNYRAMKTLNDELQMRSDWLIPICGGPERLKKGGHKVHPTQKPEALLYRILLACSNPGDVILDPFFGTGTTGAVAKRLGRHFIGIEREDDYIEAALERIEMALPLDESAVKTMMAPKAATRVAFGTLVECGMIAPGTVLTDTKRRWKAKVRVDGSLECQGQPAGSIHKVGAGLQGAPSCNGWTFWHLDTGKELRVIDAVRQDWLLANEA
- a CDS encoding aa3-type cytochrome c oxidase subunit IV, which translates into the protein MAQQEMKAAEETYTGFLSLLKIGSIITAIVTVFVVLLIAS
- a CDS encoding oxidoreductase, with protein sequence MRSGFTADDVGTQTGRSFLVTGANAGIGFETARVLAARGAHVILACRDADRAEAAMNRIRADVPAAELSFQPLDLADLDQVRDAANAVLAGSRIDVLVNNAGIMIPPKTLTRQGFESQFGVNHLGTFAFTGLVHPHVDDRIVITSSIAHKGGEIDFSDLSASRSYHNWQRYQTSKLANLLHMFELDRRLGAAGRATQAIGCHPGVALTELTRHLPLPLRSMTPLAAPFFNSAAQGAWPTLQAATGVNVQGGDYLGPQGLGEISGRSGPARATRTARDPKLARELWVRSVELTGVDPGI
- a CDS encoding ribonuclease HII, which translates into the protein MIVGVDEAGRGPLAGPVVAAAVLLCEGGITGLDDSKKLSARRRGELEIEIKARCRWGVGEASVAEIDRINILQATFLAMTRAVEALGFEPAEVLVDGNRLPRWRYTATAVIGGDAIHPCISAASIIAKEHRDRYMITMAREFPAFGWETNMGYGTAHHLAALRQHGPTPLHRTSFAPVAQLHLV
- a CDS encoding ArsR/SmtB family transcription factor, producing MMHAFDILGDPVRRRILELLADGTQASGAIVEVIAAEFSISQPAVSQHLRILRDSGFATSRAEGRRRLYAVAPERFDEVDAWVQRFRGTWEPRFEALATEVARGKKARRREQES
- a CDS encoding NAD(P) transhydrogenase subunit alpha translates to MRIAVLKELAAGETRVAATPETVKKFIGLGAEVAVESGAGEAASIADADYGAAGASVGSRADVLKGANIILAIQGPDPKGLKGFADGAWLAAGLNPFGERARVDDYAKLGLEALAMEFMPRITRAQSMDILSSQANLAGYKAVLMAANAYGRAFPMMMTAAGTVSAAKAFVMGVGVAGLQAIATARRLGAQVSATDVRAATKEQILSLGAKPIFVETVAGIEGEGAGGYATEMSDEYKAAQAELVSSHIAKQDIVITTALIPGRPAPRLISDAQLATMRAGSVIVDMAAESGGNVEGAVAGEAKKIHGVTVIGAQNIAALMPADTSALFSRNLFNFLSAFWDKEQGKPVLDEEIGNAVRLTQGGKVVNERLLG